A part of Vallicoccus soli genomic DNA contains:
- a CDS encoding DUF6668 family protein produces MPVVLVARSHWTGLRAAQLAATDWASGQVSGVDLLGLAILADAPGKRPRALKDLVALVAGAVPRTWHLPWVETWRIAEGTSEAAAPKEVRRLLTDVRTLLTATPNALMAQDRKR; encoded by the coding sequence ATGCCCGTGGTGCTCGTCGCGCGCAGCCACTGGACCGGCCTGCGAGCCGCTCAACTCGCCGCTACCGACTGGGCTTCCGGACAAGTCAGCGGCGTCGACCTCCTCGGGCTCGCAATCCTCGCGGACGCGCCCGGCAAGCGACCGCGGGCGCTCAAAGACCTCGTAGCCCTCGTCGCCGGCGCGGTGCCTCGCACCTGGCACCTGCCCTGGGTCGAGACCTGGCGCATCGCCGAGGGGACCAGCGAGGCGGCTGCACCGAAAGAGGTCCGTCGCCTGCTCACGGACGTTCGGACGCTCCTTACCGCCACACCCAACGCGCTCATGGCGCAGGACCGAAAGAGGTAG